A region from the Equus asinus isolate D_3611 breed Donkey chromosome 3, EquAss-T2T_v2, whole genome shotgun sequence genome encodes:
- the CTSB gene encoding cathepsin B, with protein sequence MWQLLAALSCLVVLTNARSRPYFQPLSDELVNYVNKRNTTWKAGHNFHNVDLSYVKRLCGTFLGGPKLPQRVWFAEDVVLPENFDAREQWPNCPTIKEIRDQGSCGSCWAFGAVEAISDRICIRTNGHVSVEVSAEDMLTCCGDQCGDGCNGGFPAEAWNFWTKQGLVSGGLYDSHVGCRPYSIPPCEHHVNGSRPPCTGEGGDTPKCSKICEPGYSPSYKEDKHYGCSSYSVSSSEKEIMAEIFKNGPVEAAFTVYSDFLQYKSGVYQHVAGDMMGGHAVRILGWGVENGTPYWLVGNSWNTDWGDNGFFKILRGQDHCGIESEIVAGIPCTDQYWKRI encoded by the exons ATGTGGCAGCTCTTGGCCGCCCTCAGCTGTCTGGTGGTGCTGACCAATGCCCGGAGCAGGCCGTATTTCCAGCCGCTGTCAGATGAGCTGGTCAATTATGTTAACAAACGTAACACTACGTGGAAG GCCGGACACAACTTCCACAATGTGGACCTGAGCTATGTGAAGAGGCTGTGTGGCACCTTCCTGGGTGGGCCCAAGCTGCCCCAGAG AGTTTGGTTTGCTGAGGACGTGGTTCTGCCTGAAAACTTTGATGCCCGGGAACAGTGGCCAAACTGCCCGACCATCAAGGAGATCAGAGACCAGGGTTCCTGTGGCTCCTGCTGG GCATTTGGGGCTGTGGAAGCCATTTCTGACCGGATCTGCATCCGCACCAATGGGCATGTCAGCGTGGAAGTGTCTGCTGAGGACATGCTCACCTGCTGTGGTGACCAGTGTGGGGACGG CTGTAATGGGGGCTTTCCTGCTGAAGCTTGGAACTTTTGGACAAAACAGGGCCTGGTTTCCGGTGGCCTCTATGACTCCCATGTAG GTTGCAGACCCTACTCCATTCCTCCTTGTGAGCACCATGTGAACGGCTCCCGGCCCCCATgcacgggggagggaggggacactCCCAAGTGCAGCAAGATCTGCGAGCCCGGCTACAGCCCCTCCTACAAAGAAGACAAACACTACG GATGCAGTTCTTACAGCGTCTCTAGCAGCGAGAAGGAGATCATGGCAGAGATCTTCAAAAACGGCCCAGTGGAGGCGGCCTTCACTGTGTATTCAGACTTCCTGCAGTACAAGTCTG GAGTGTACCAACACGTTGCTGGAGATATGATGGGCGGCCATGCTGTCCGCATCCTGGGCTGGGGAGTGGAGAATGGCACCCCCTACTGGCTGGTTGGCAACTCCTGGAACACTGACTGGGGTGACAATG GCTTCTTTAAAATCCTCAGAGGCCAGGATCACTGTGGAATTGAATCGGAAATCGTGGCTGGAATCCCATGCACTGATCAGTACTGGAAGAGGATCTAA